In Fusarium verticillioides 7600 chromosome 4, whole genome shotgun sequence, the following proteins share a genomic window:
- a CDS encoding histone demethylase JARID1 encodes MTPFRPSVPRIPREEPPPPGEKCETCGNGEDSGSLLICESCDHSYHPACLDPPLKRKPDNEWNCARCLVGDGQFGFEEGGLYSLKQFQQKANDFKQGYFEKKMPFDHELNCHRPVTEEDVETEFWRLVADLEETVEVEYGADIHCTTHGSGFPTAERHPQNPYATDPWNLNVLPFHPESLFRHIKSDISGMTVPWVYVGMIFSTFCWHNEDHYAYSANYQHLGATKTWYGIPGEDAERFENAMKEAVPELFETQPDLLFQLVTLLTPEQLKKAGVRVYALDQRAGQLVITFPQAYHAGFNHGFNFNEAVNFAPHDWEPFGLAGVERLQLFRRQPCFSHDELLWTAAESAATGLTIQTAKWLAPALDRIHKRELHQREQFVARHLETAPHHCKIGGGNEDTCSLTLKIEDEDVQDEDEQCCSYCKAFSYLSRFKCLQSGKVLCLLHAGYHACCDLPEQARFQGEGHILFFRKADEDMESIYRKVKEKAQTPELWEEKYDKLLEEEARPSLKSLRALLHEGERIPYPLPSFPVLQDFVNRCNDWVGEATNFIVRKQQNRHKNDKAWQSSMRKSIGNSEQDQKERESRNVSNIYRLLDEAEHIGFDCPEIFQLQERAEAVKHFQTTAAQALRNTSTLSQKTVKELLEEGRGFNVDIPEVDQLMKVLEQSEWNEKAFANRGVYMTLQEVQDLIEEGCKLGIPTYNDHLTFYRDQMHAGQQWEKKAKELIVAEFVHYPQLEALSRQVQINVLPVSQETLGAVDQILHKQREAQRQIVSLLDRCRLPDLHDRPKYSEVVEIQKRLEDLNSKPDGTLELENERKRHEDWMRKGKKLFGKSNAPLHILKSHLEYVLERNMDCFDIENDTPRMPGEPVSREVSPEQGSSKWDESRSRQVFCICRRVEAGMMIECEMCHEWYHYKCLKIARGKVKEDDKYTCPICDWRMKIPRDASRPKLEELLALAEEMASLPFQPEEEEVLNKIIDNAQNFRNHIANYCNPLLSTEAEAETQRFYLRKIEGAEVLLTYETNFFRQELHKWCPVAPEAPPIQEQSRSTRKPRPTKLQKMLVEYGVDNPDDLPEHARGKANSLRRKAANAEAAAAAASHSMGGIGSGYGGSGYYPRPGEAGSPNSHGDRRESQSSGHSRTNSVSMGNGMHAGPLGAGGPQLVVDYSSMSLEDRILQGHDDGLNFQTDAEKSKALEILARTELGRKQAEAMWGPNVWGTGRGSIERRVSNPIDEEMIKHEDGNVDQMFKEMTNQDEDDEKKIDAGGDVTMTTASLEKERNGMDALLDGE; translated from the exons ATGACGCCATTCCGTCCTTCAGTACCCAGGATTCCGCGAGAAGAGCCACCACCGCCAGGCGAG AAATGCGAAACTTGTGGTAATGGTGAAGATTCTGGTTCTCTACTGATTTGCGAGTCTTGCGACCATTCCTACCATCCAGCATGCCTCGACCCACCTCTGAAACGAAAGCCGGATAACGAATGGAACTGCGCACGATGTCTAGTTGGAGATGGCCAGTTCGGATTCGAGGAGGGTGGGCTTTACTCGCTAAAGCAGTTCCAGCAAAAGGCAAACGACTTCAAGCAGGGttactttgagaagaagatgccattCGACCACGAGCTCAACTGTCATCGACCAGtcaccgaggaggatgttgagactgAGTTTTGGAGATTGGTTGCCGACCTAGAAGAGACAGTCGAGGTCGAGTACGGAGCTGATATCCATTGCACAACTCACGGCTCAGGATTTCCGACCGCGGAACGACATCCTCAAAACCCATATGCGACTGACCCTTGGAATCTCAACGTTCTTCCATTCCATCCTGAGAGTCTGTTCAGACATATTAAATCTGATATCTCTGGCATGACAGTTCCTTGGGTCTACGTCGGTATGATCTTTTCGACATTCTGCTGGCACAACGAGGATCACTATGCCTACTCTGCTAACTACCAACACCTGGGCGCAACCAAGACTTGGTACGGTATCCCGGGCGAGGACGCTGAAAGGTTTGAGAATGCCATGAAGGAAGCTGTCCCAGAGCTATTCGAAACACAACCGGATCTACTCTTCCAGCTTGTCACTCTCTTGACCCCCGAACAATTGAAGAAGGCCGGAGTTCGTGTATATGCTCTGGATCAGAGGGCTGGCCAACTCGTCATTACATTTCCACAGGCTTACCATGCCGGGTTCAACCAcggcttcaacttcaatgaAGCTGTCAACTTTGCACCACATGACTGGGAACCTTTTGGactggctggtgttgagcgATTGCAGCTCTTCCGAAGGCAACCGTGCTTCTCCCACGACGAGCTTCTCTGGACCGCTGCGGAGAGTGCCGCGACAGGCCTGACCATCCAGACCGCGAAATGGTTAGCACCCGCCCTCGATCGCATACACAAGCGAGAATTGCATCAAAGGGAACAATTTGTTGCAAGGCATCTTGAAACAGCGCCTCATCACTGTAAAATCGGAGGAGGCAACGAAGATACATGTTCTTTGACACTTAAGAtagaagacgaagatgttCAGGACGAAGACGAGCAGTGTTGCAGTTACTGCAAGGCTTTCTCGTATCTCTCGCGCTTCAAGTGCCTCCAGTCGGGCAAGGTCCTTTGCCTGCTCCACGCAGGCTATCACGCTTGCTGTGATCTGCCCGAGCAAGCTCGATTCCAAGGCGAAGGACACATCCTTTTCTTCAGAAAAGCGGACGAGGACATGGAGTCGATCTACCGCAAAGTCAAGGAGAAAGCACAAACTCCCGAGCTATGGGAGGAAAAGTACGACAAGCtacttgaagaagaggcaaggCCGTCGCTCAAATCACTACGCGCGCTGCTTCACGAAGGCGAGCGCATTCCTTATCCTCTCCCTTCATTTCCTGTGCTTCAGGACTTCGTCAATCGATGCAATGATTGGGTGGGAGAGGCGACAAACTTCATTGTGAGAAAGCAGCAAAACCGACACAAGAATGACAAAGCCTGGCAGTCAAGCATGCGAAAGTCGATCGGCAACTCTGAGCAGGACcagaaagagagagagtCTCGGAATGTGTCAAACATTTATCgacttcttgatgaagccgagcacattggctttgactgTCCAGAGATTTTCCAGCTTCAAGAGCGCGCCGAAGCTGTCAAACATTTCCAGACGACTGCGGCGCAGGCTTTGAGGAACACCTCCACCTTGTCCCAGAAGACGGTCAAGGAACTCCTCGAAGAAGGGCGCGGCTTTAATGTGGACATTCCCGAGGTTGACCAATTAATGAAGGTCCTGGAGCAGTCAGAATGGAATGAGAAAGCCTTTGCCAACCGAGGAGTGTACATGACTCTTCAAGAAGTCCAGGATCTTATTGAAGAAGGATGCAAACTTGGCATTCCAACATACAACGACCATTTGACCTTCTATCGCGACCAGATGCACGCTGGACAGCAgtgggagaagaaagccaaggaactCATTGTTGCTGAGTTTGTCCACTACCCACAGCTCGAAGCACTATCGCGCCAAGTGCAGATCAACGTGCTTCCTGTTTCGCAGGAGACTCTTGGCGCAGTTGATCAAATCCTTCACAAACAACGGGAAGCCCAGCGCCAGATCGTTTCATTGCTGGACCGGTGTCGACTCCCTGATTTGCACGACCGGCCCAAGTACTCAGAAGTCGTAGAGATCCAGAAAAGATTGGAAGACCTCAACTCGAAACCGGATGGAACTCTCGAACTCGAAAACGAACGCAAGCGTCACGAAGATTGGATGCGTAAAGGCAAGAAACTCTTCGGTAAATCCAACGCCCCGTTACATATCCTCAAGAGTCATCTTGAGTATGTACTGGAGCGCAACATGGATTGCTTCGACATCGAAAACGACACGCCTCGAATGCCCGGGGAGCCGGTTTCAAGAGAGGTTAGCCCCGAGCAAGGATCCAGCAAATGGGACGAAAGCCGATCTCGACAAGTCTTTTGTATCTGCAGAAGGGTAGAGGCGGGAATGATGATTGAGTGCGAAATGTGCCACGAATG GTATCACTACAAATGTCTCAAGATTGCCCGTGGTAaggtgaaggaggatgaTAAGTATACTTGCCCTATCTGTGACTGGCGGATGAAGATTCCCCGAGATGCTTCGCGACCGAAGCTAGAGGAGCTGCTGGCCCTCGCTGAGGAAATGGCATCATTGCCCTTCCAacctgaggaagaagaggttctcaACAAAATCATCGACAATGCACAGAATTTCCGAAACCATATTGCCAACTATTGCAACCCGCTGTTGTCTACGGAAGCTGAGGCAGAGACCCAACGATTTTATCTGCGAAAGATTGAAGGGGCGGAGGTCTTGCTCACATACGAGACCAACTTCTTCCGCCAAGAACTTCATAAATGGTGCCCTGTGGCCCCTGAAGCCCCGCCGATCCAGGAGCAGTCCAGAAGCACACGAAAACCACGACCGACAAAGCTACAGAAGATGTTGGTTGAGTACGGCGTGGACAATCCTGACGACCTGCCCGAGCACGCCCGAGGAAAGGCGAACAGTCTGCGCCGGAAGGCAGCCAACGCCGAAGCCGCAGCAGCCGCGGCGTCGCATTCTATGGGTGGAATCGGATCCGGATATGGAGGGTCGGGATACTACCCACGTCCCGGTGAAGCTGGCAGCCCCAACAGCCACGGGGACCGTCGTGAATCGCAGTCCTCAGGCCATTCAAGAACCAACTCGGTAAGCATGGGTAATGGTATGCATGCTGGACCCCTGGGAGCTGGCGGTCCGCAGCTGGTTGTTGACTAttcatcaatgtctttgGAGGACAGAATCCTTCAAGGTCACGACGATGGCCTCAATTTCCAGACCGACgctgagaagagcaaagCTTTGGAGATTCTCGCGAGGACTGAATTGGGCAGAAAACAAGCCGAGGCCATGTGGGGGCCAAACGTTTGGGGAACTGGACGTGGATCTATTGAGAGACGCGTATCCAATCCGATAGACGAAGAAATGATCAAgcatgaagatggcaacGTGGATCAAATGTTCAAGGAGATGACGAAccaagacgaagatgacgagaaaaAGATCGACGCTGGGGGAGATGTCACCATGACCACGGCGTCCTTGGAAAAGGAGAGAAATGGGATGGACGCTCTTCTAGACGGGGAATGA
- a CDS encoding GTP cyclohydrolase I encodes MPTSEDGKKRSHDVASISGSSSSSDDSRRRRRERKEKKRKNGDTTVAVNGAKPSAFAQRRNSLAKASRDPRDEPLPRKRRAAAPQSVPEEEGAVVKIRSPSPVIDFDGLSRPSRGTRERREETEEQQAARLERMSGAVRTILECVGEDPDREGLLKTPERYAKALLFLTKGYQDNIETMVNEALFREGHSEMVIVKDIEIFSLCEHHLVPFTGKMHIGYIPNETVIGLSKLPRIAEMFARRLQIQERLTKEVAHAIMEILKPQGVAVVMESSHLCMVMRGVEKTTTSTITSCVLGCFEKKSKTRNEFLNLIGINR; translated from the exons ATGCCAACCTCCGAAGACGGAAAGAAGAGATCCCACGACGTCGCAAGCATCTCGGGCTCCTCGTCCAGCAGCGACGACTCCCGCAGGCGCCGTCGCGAgcgcaaggagaagaagagaaagaacgGTGACACCACTGTCGCTGTCAATGGCGCAAAGCCCAGCGCTTTCGCCCAGCGTCGCAATAGCTTGGCTAAAGCTTCGCGAGATCCCCGCGATGAACCTCTCCCCCGGAAGCGCCGCGCTGCTGCACCCCAGAGCGttcctgaagaggagggcgCTGTGGTGAAGATTAGATCTCCTAGTCCtgtcattgactttgatgggcTCAGTCGACCCA GTCGGGGAACGAGAGAGCGCAGagaggagacggaggagCAGCAGGCTGCGCGACTGGAACGTATGAGCGGTGCTGTGCGCACTATTCTAGAGTGTGTCGGTGAAGATCCCGATCGCGAGggtcttctcaagactccagAGCGCTACGCAAAGGccctgctcttcttgaccaaggGATACCAGGACAACATTGAAACCATGGTCAACGAAGCTCTATTCAGAGAGGGACACAGCGAAATGgtcatcgtcaaggacaTTGAGATCTTT TCCCTGTGCGAGCATCATCTCGTACCATTCACCGGCAAG ATGCACATCGGCTACATCCCCAACGAGACCGTCATCGGCCTATCCAAGCTCCCCCGAATCGCAGAGATGTTCGCCCGCCGTCTACAGATCCAAGAACGTCTCACCAAGGAAGTCGCCCACGCCATCATGGAGATCCTCAAGCCCCAGGGCGTCGCTGTGGTCATGGAGTCGAGCCACCTGTGCATGGTGATGCGCGGTGTCGaaaagaccaccaccagcaccatcaCGAGCTGTGTCCTTGgctgcttcgagaagaagtccaagacgCGCAATGAGTTCCTCAACCTTATTGGTATCAACCGATAA